A single genomic interval of Tautonia marina harbors:
- a CDS encoding sulfotransferase family protein — MSYSHNLKFVFIHIPKCAGTSIEKALQGQCKIENIGKFDQDFIEKNKLGLSSRFHLSGKHLAASDLRKLMGEEIFDSYFSFAFVRNPFSRLVSYYHFLKRHDSLEHEKAQVRLALHANTFTDFVKAALNDADPASDLLFNQQPYICNEEGKIIVDKIYKFENLQHDFADACRRIGVRPGLASHIRDLFHVPRITLPRLNRGDGKTAQYQNYYDSGIRRAVEDRCQQDLVTFNYSFDDYARTPQPVPVTSSADSSY, encoded by the coding sequence ATGTCATACTCCCATAACCTAAAGTTTGTTTTCATCCATATACCAAAGTGCGCCGGAACAAGCATCGAGAAGGCACTACAAGGACAGTGCAAAATTGAGAATATAGGCAAATTCGACCAAGATTTCATTGAAAAAAACAAACTTGGTCTCTCTAGCCGCTTTCATCTCAGTGGGAAGCATTTAGCTGCAAGCGATCTGCGAAAACTGATGGGCGAAGAAATTTTCGACAGCTATTTTTCATTTGCATTTGTTCGGAACCCATTTTCCCGCCTCGTATCTTACTATCATTTTCTGAAACGACACGACTCTCTTGAGCACGAGAAAGCTCAAGTTCGCCTTGCACTGCACGCCAACACTTTCACAGATTTTGTCAAAGCGGCATTGAATGACGCAGACCCAGCATCAGACCTTCTCTTTAATCAGCAACCTTATATTTGCAACGAAGAAGGAAAGATTATTGTAGACAAAATCTATAAATTCGAAAACCTCCAGCATGATTTTGCAGATGCATGTAGGAGGATAGGTGTTCGCCCTGGCCTGGCATCTCACATCAGGGATCTTTTTCATGTTCCGCGAATCACACTACCTCGTTTGAATCGAGGTGATGGTAAAACTGCTCAGTATCAGAACTATTATGACTCTGGCATTCGCCGAGCCGTTGAAGATCGCTGCCAACAAGATCTAGTTACATTCAACTACTCGTTCGATGACTATGCTCGAACACCACAGCCTGTCCCTGTTACCTCTTCCGCTGACTCCTCATATTGA
- a CDS encoding polysaccharide pyruvyl transferase family protein: MNLLLVNDTSTNPNLGCQVTMFMLNRLVERHFPGASVERIFLSTINHPFTEDERRDLLPSEVTTIEQSADRMMRSPLPVLTDLVEKLRWADLVVINGEGSVLEDQANSRMVLMICDLASRLGAECHLINFTAHLSRPSAVELARHAFGRCATVSVREPLSYLLVKKFFPDVRLFPDIVIGVREELIGQLNGSQLPEPLVMIGGGSATIRMERQPVPGGRKHRLGRLLGLERSAAPMDRLRRRFGRIVRRLVAQGVHVRLMGWPRDEWLEDLAIDPRAVYEVPDFRRYVEVAGRSVVNFTGRHHGNVMSASAGCPFITTTANCFKNYGDVMLFGSPGPVLEMERLDDAAALTAIEQTLADPEGHRAEAERRRDAILPFTDGALRNIGMRIDDVVDAGLIEGVSGEAAANYVQHMTP, encoded by the coding sequence ATGAACCTCCTCCTCGTCAACGACACCAGCACGAACCCGAACCTGGGATGCCAGGTGACGATGTTCATGCTCAACCGATTGGTGGAACGCCACTTTCCGGGAGCGAGTGTCGAACGGATCTTTCTTTCGACGATCAATCATCCGTTCACAGAGGATGAGCGTCGGGATCTGCTGCCGTCGGAGGTAACGACGATCGAGCAATCGGCCGACCGGATGATGAGGTCGCCGTTGCCGGTGCTGACTGATCTGGTCGAGAAGCTAAGGTGGGCCGACCTGGTGGTGATCAACGGCGAGGGGTCGGTGCTGGAGGATCAGGCGAACTCGCGGATGGTCCTCATGATTTGCGACCTGGCGTCGCGGCTCGGGGCCGAATGCCACCTGATCAACTTCACGGCGCACCTGTCGCGGCCTTCGGCCGTGGAACTGGCCCGGCATGCCTTTGGCCGCTGTGCCACGGTTAGTGTCCGCGAACCACTTTCATATCTGCTGGTCAAGAAGTTCTTCCCGGATGTTCGACTCTTTCCCGACATCGTCATCGGGGTCCGAGAGGAACTGATCGGCCAGCTCAACGGGTCGCAACTGCCCGAACCTTTGGTGATGATCGGGGGAGGATCGGCGACCATTCGGATGGAACGCCAGCCGGTTCCTGGGGGACGGAAGCATCGGCTTGGCCGGCTTCTCGGCCTTGAACGCAGCGCCGCGCCGATGGACCGGCTCCGGAGACGATTCGGTCGGATTGTGCGTCGGCTCGTGGCGCAAGGAGTCCACGTTCGCCTGATGGGATGGCCGCGCGATGAGTGGCTGGAAGACCTGGCGATCGATCCCAGGGCCGTGTATGAGGTGCCCGACTTCCGCCGCTATGTCGAGGTCGCGGGCCGATCGGTCGTGAACTTCACGGGCCGGCACCACGGAAACGTCATGAGTGCCTCGGCCGGTTGCCCATTCATCACGACGACGGCGAATTGCTTCAAGAACTACGGCGATGTGATGCTCTTCGGCTCTCCCGGCCCCGTGCTGGAGATGGAACGGCTGGACGACGCGGCGGCCCTGACGGCGATCGAGCAAACCCTCGCCGATCCGGAGGGCCACCGGGCCGAGGCCGAGCGACGCCGCGACGCCATTCTTCCCTTTACCGACGGAGCGCTCAGGAATATCGGCATGCGGATTGACGACGTGGTCGATGCCGGTCTCATCGAGGGAGTGTCGG